The following proteins come from a genomic window of Lycium ferocissimum isolate CSIRO_LF1 chromosome 4, AGI_CSIRO_Lferr_CH_V1, whole genome shotgun sequence:
- the LOC132052109 gene encoding uncharacterized protein LOC132052109: protein MSAISNFTACRRFENGAAALRNDLPGVSLINKNVLTTKISTPFHKVSLVHSKRIFKGSNIRMTMVDERLSRGKVVVPSEVLAYELVQGAKVRWSYITEGSLPEPPTAVLLHGILGSRKNWGSFARRLAQEFPKWQFLLVDLRCHGDSASLKKRGAHTVASAALDVLKLLGQLRLTPRVVVGHSFGGKVALSMVEQVAKPLARPVRVWVLDATPGEVRAGADGDDHPAELISFLSKLPKEVSSKRDIVEALIQEGFSRDVAQWVVTNLRQTNSAGSSPSPLSWVFDLNGIAEMYQSYEETNLWKIVEDVPRGVHVNFLKAERSLHRWALEDIRRIHVAEEQAVEEGGGVEMHVLEDAGHWVHADNPDGLFKILSFSFQGF, encoded by the exons atgTCGGCCATTTCCAATTTCACGGCGTGCCGGCGTTTCGAAAATGGAGCTGCTGCATTAAGAAATGACTTACCTGGGGTTAGTTTGATTAATAAGAATGTTCTAACAACCAAGATTTCTACACCATTCCACAAG GTGTCACTTGTTCATTCAAAAAGGATATTTAAAGGTTCAAATATAAGAATGACAATGGTAGATGAGAGACTTTCCAGGGGGAAGGTTGTTGTGCCATCTGAAGTATTG GCATATGAGCTCGTTCAAGGAGCAAAA GTAAGATGGAGTTATATCACGGAGGGATCTTTGCCCGAACCACCAACTGCTGTTCTCTTGCATGGTATTCTTGGCAGCAGGAAAAACTGGG GAAGCTTTGCAAGGAGATTGGCCCAAGAATTTCCGAAATGGCAG TTTCTCTTGGTGGACTTGCGGTGCCATGGCGATTCAGCATCTCTCAAGAAGAGAGGCGCACATACAGTTGCATCAGCTGCTCTTGATGTCTTAAAGCTG CTTGGCCAGCTCAGACTGACTCCCCGAGTTGTAGTTGGTCACAGCTTTGGAGGAAAAG TTGCATTGAGCATGGTTGAGCAGGTTGCGAAACCTCTTGCACGGCCAGTTAGA GTCTGGGTTCTAGATGCTACTCCAGGAGAGGTTCGAGCTGGTGCAGATGGAGATGATCATCCAGCTGAATTGATATCATTTCTGAGTAAATTACCAAAAGAG GTCTCTTCAAAACGAGATATTGTGGAGGCCCTTATACAAGAAGGTTTTTCCAGGGATGTAGCACAG TGGGTGGTAACTAACCTTCGTCAAACCAACTCTGCTGGCTCATCTCCTTCACCTTTGTCATGGGTGTTTGATCTCAACGGTATTGCTGAAATGTATCAATcatatgaagaaacaaatttgtG GAAAATTGTGGAAGATGTTCCTCGGGGTGTGCATGTTAACTTTTTGAAAGCAGAAAGAAGCCTGCATAGGTGGGCCCTTGAGGATATCAGAAGAATCCATGTTGCTGAGGAACAAGCTGTGGAGGAGGGAGGTGGAGTTGAAATGCATGTCCTCGAAGATGCAGGTCATTGG GTACATGCTGATAACCCAGATGGGCTATTCAAGAtcctttcattttccttccaaGGATTTTAG
- the LOC132052110 gene encoding large ribosomal subunit protein eL15-like — translation IFGGNVGAYTYVSELWRKKQSDVMRFLQRVRCWEYRQLPSIVRVTRPTRPDKARRLGYKAKQGYVVYRVRVKRGGRKRPVSKGIVYGKPTNQGVTQLKFQRSKRSVAEERAGRKLGGLRVLNSYWINEDSTYKYFEVILVDQAHAAIRNDPRINWICNPVHKHRELRGLTSAGKKYRGLRGRGHLHHKARPSRRATWKRNQTLSLRRYR, via the exons ATTTTTGGTGGAAATGTAGGGGCTTACACTTATGTGTCAGAGCTATGGAGGAAGAAGCAATCGGATGTTATGAGGTTCTTGCAAAGGGTGAGGTGCTGGGAATACCGCCAGCTCCCTTCTATCGTCCGTGTCACCAGGCCTACCCGTCCTGACAAGGCACGCCGATTGGGATACAAGGCCAAGCAG GGCTATGTGGTCTACCGTGTTCGTGTGAAACGTGGTGGAAGGAAGAGGCCAGTTTCCAAGGGTATTGTGTATGGTAAGCCCACCAACCAGGGAGTCACCCAACTGAAGTTCCAGCGCAGCAAGAGATCTGTTGCCGAGGAACGTGCTGGTAGGAAATTGGGTGGTCTTAGAGTCCTCAACTCTTACTGGATTAACGAG GATTCTACCTACAAGTACTTTGAGGTAATATTGGTCGACCAAGCCCATGCTGCTATTCGCAACGACCCAAGGATCAACTGGATCTGCAACCCAGTGCACAAGCACAGGGAATTGCGTGGTCTCACCTCAGCTGGTAAGAAATACAGGGGACTCCGAGGAAGAGGACATCTCCACCACAAGGCTCGTCCCTCAAGAAGGGCAACCTGGAAAAGGAACCAGACTCTGTCTCTCCGCCGTTACCGTTGA
- the LOC132052112 gene encoding large ribosomal subunit protein eL15 isoform X1, which translates to MGAYTYVSELWRKKQSDVMRFLQRVRCWEYRQLPSIVRVTRPTRPDKARRLGYKAKQGYVVYRVRVKRGGRKRPVSKGIVYGKPTNQGVTQLKFQRSKRSVAEERAGRKLGGLRVLNSYWINEDSTYKYFEVILVDQAHAAIRNDPRINWICNPVHKHRELRGLTSAGKKYRGLRGRGHLHHKARPSRRATWKRNQTLSLRRYR; encoded by the exons ATGG GGGCTTACACTTATGTGTCGGAGCTATGGAGGAAGAAGCAGTCAGATGTTATGAGGTTCTTGCAAAGGGTGAGGTGCTGGGAGTACCGCCAGCTCCCATCTATCGTCCGTGTCACCAGGCCTACCCGTCCTGACAAGGCACGCCGCTTGGGATACAAGGCCAAGCAG GGCTATGTCGTTTACCGTGTTCGTGTGAAACGTGGAGGAAGGAAGAGGCCAGTTTCCAAGGGTATTGTGTATGGTAAACCCACCAACCAGGGAGTCACCCAACTGAAGTTCCAGCGCAGCAAGCGATCTGTTGCTGAGGAGCGTGCCGGAAGGAAATTGGGTGGTCTTAGGGTCCTCAACTCTTACTGGATTAATGAG GATTCAACCTACAAGTACTTTGAGGTAATATTGGTTGACCAAGCCCATGCTGCTATTCGCAACGATCCAAGGATCAACTGGATCTGCAACCCAGTGCACAAGCACAGAGAATTACGTGGTCTCACTTCGGCTGGTAAGAAATACAGGGGACTCCGTGGAAGAGGACATCTCCACCACAAAGCTCGTCCTTCAAGAAGGGCAACCTGGAAAAGGAACCAGACTTTGTCTCTCCGCCGTTACCGTTGA
- the LOC132052112 gene encoding large ribosomal subunit protein eL15 isoform X2, with protein sequence MRFLQRVRCWEYRQLPSIVRVTRPTRPDKARRLGYKAKQGYVVYRVRVKRGGRKRPVSKGIVYGKPTNQGVTQLKFQRSKRSVAEERAGRKLGGLRVLNSYWINEDSTYKYFEVILVDQAHAAIRNDPRINWICNPVHKHRELRGLTSAGKKYRGLRGRGHLHHKARPSRRATWKRNQTLSLRRYR encoded by the exons ATGAGGTTCTTGCAAAGGGTGAGGTGCTGGGAGTACCGCCAGCTCCCATCTATCGTCCGTGTCACCAGGCCTACCCGTCCTGACAAGGCACGCCGCTTGGGATACAAGGCCAAGCAG GGCTATGTCGTTTACCGTGTTCGTGTGAAACGTGGAGGAAGGAAGAGGCCAGTTTCCAAGGGTATTGTGTATGGTAAACCCACCAACCAGGGAGTCACCCAACTGAAGTTCCAGCGCAGCAAGCGATCTGTTGCTGAGGAGCGTGCCGGAAGGAAATTGGGTGGTCTTAGGGTCCTCAACTCTTACTGGATTAATGAG GATTCAACCTACAAGTACTTTGAGGTAATATTGGTTGACCAAGCCCATGCTGCTATTCGCAACGATCCAAGGATCAACTGGATCTGCAACCCAGTGCACAAGCACAGAGAATTACGTGGTCTCACTTCGGCTGGTAAGAAATACAGGGGACTCCGTGGAAGAGGACATCTCCACCACAAAGCTCGTCCTTCAAGAAGGGCAACCTGGAAAAGGAACCAGACTTTGTCTCTCCGCCGTTACCGTTGA
- the LOC132053902 gene encoding beta-fructofuranosidase, insoluble isoenzyme CWINV1-like gives MIYKGIYHLFYQYNPEGPLWGNIAWGHSTSTDLVNWTIHPPALSPLDPYDIKGCWSGSATILQDGTPAILYTGGDSQKVQLQSLAVPKDPSDPYLVEWVKSPYNPIITPNEEKRITCFKFFTAWLLPDEEHL, from the exons ATGATATACAAGGGAATATATCATTTGTTTTACCAGTACAATCCTGAAGGTCCACTATGGGGAAATATTGCATGGGGTCATTCTACTTCAACTGATCTTGTCAACTGGACTATTCATCCTCCTGCACTTTCGCCTTTAGACCCATATGACATCAAAGGTTGCTGGTCAG GTTCCGCTACAATTCTCCAAGATGGCACACCAGCTATACTCTACACTGGAGGCGACTCACAAAAAGTTCAACTTCAAAGTCTAGCCGTGCCCAAAGATCCATCCGACCCTTATCTTGTCGAATGGGTTAAATCACCctacaatccaatcatcacaccGAATGAAGAGAAAAGAATTACATGCTTTAAATTTTTCACGGCGTGGTTACTCCCCGATGAGGAACATTTATAA
- the LOC132053903 gene encoding beta-fructofuranosidase, insoluble isoenzyme CWINV3-like produces the protein MTNFPRGWSGLQSFPREIWLDRAGKQLIQWPIEEIETLRTNKVELQNITLKAGSKIEISGVTGAQADVEISFSIPMAMLEQAEVLESNLTNPQEIANQTGSSTNTGVGPFGLLVLASNNIEEHTAVFFRIFKKNDKFVVLMGCDLKRSSLGNEYDNKINYGAFLNVDPVTENLSLRTLIDHSIVESFGGGGKACITTRAYPTLAINDNAHIFAFNNGSQDVEISCMSAWSLNQAQIN, from the exons ATGACAAATTTC CCTAGAGGATGGTCTGGTCTTCAG TCATTTCCTAGAGAAATTTGGCTCGATAGAGCTGGAAAGCAATTGATTCAGTGGCCTATCGAAGAAATCGAAACGCTAAGGACAAACAAAGTCGAGTTACAAAATATAACACTAAAAGCAGGTTCAAAGATTGAAATCTCAGGTGTTACCGGTGCACAG GCGGATGTAGAAATTTCCTTCTCAATCCCAATGGCAATGCTCGAGCAGGCAGAGGTGCTGGAATCAAACTTGACTAATCCACAAGAGATAGCCAACCAAACTGGTTCATCAACCAACACTGGTGTAGGACCTTTTGGGTTGCTAGTCTTGGCCTCAAATAACATTGAAGAACATACTGCAGTGTTCTTTAgaattttcaaaaagaatgacaaATTTGTTGTGCTAATGGGCTGTGACCTAAAAAG GTCATCTTTGGGTAATGAGTATGATAATAAAATCAATTATGGAGCCTTTTTGAATGTTGATCCTGTTACAGAAAATTTGTCGCTGAGGACTTTG ATCGATCATTCCATAGTAGAAAGCTTTGGTGGAGGAGGAAAAGCTTGCATCACAACAAGAGCTTATCCTACTTTGGCCATCAACGATAATGCTCATATATTTGCTTTCAACAATGGATCCCAAGATGTTGAGATCTCCTGTATGAGTGCTTGGAGTCTAAACCAGGCTCAGATCAACTAA